The following nucleotide sequence is from Zingiber officinale cultivar Zhangliang chromosome 10A, Zo_v1.1, whole genome shotgun sequence.
AGGGATTTCTAAAATGGCAAAAACTTCTCTTCCCATCATTTGCTTAAAAAATAGCGTACCTTATTTTAATTGCCATGACAAAGATACTCCTTCCAAATCGAGTATACGAAACGTCCTCCTTAAAAAATGAAACACATGTACATGAACAAAAGCAAGTGAAAGAACCGCCATAAAGTGCATTCTTTTCTCTCGTTTTCTACTTAGATAAATCTTATTAATTTAGAATCATCAGAAAGCATTTATGTTTTGATGCTTGCAAAATGGCAAGATGTGATAATGGTGGACAATGaatggaagagagaaagagggagagccCTTGTGTCAAGGATAATAAAGAAGGGGTGGTCTCTAGCTGTGAGACACAAGTAGCAAGTGGTTATAGTGGTTATGGGAGGGAGAAGGAGGGCGAGTTAGTAAAGCATGAGAGAATAATTAGTGATGAATCGACTAGTGTTAGTTGGGAAGGTTAAAGGGGATGCAATTTAAACATTCTATAAACTAATAGCTGTAATATTCTGTGGATCCACTATGAGATTGACATGACGTGATGATCCATTTATGTCTCTTGTCACAATGCTAGATGTTTTAGGTAAGTTTCGATGAGAAAACTATATTATCATCTACCTAATCATCAGCTTCTAATCATGTTTATCTAATCTCCTCGTTGCGGATCGACGCAGAACAGTCATTCAATTTTCCAGGGAAAAACGGAGCAATTACAGAACATAAAAAAGCATCAGATTTTGAGAAGTAGATGATCATTATTGCCCAGCAGATGCAATAGAAGAAAAAACAAAATGCAGAGAAATTGAGATGCATTTACATTGCCTCCTAACTGCAAACATAGAGGTCCAATTCCAAATCCAGAAACATTAATACGAACTAATTTTTCGTGCATGCAGATTTCATTCCCCGAGAAACAAATATGAAATTTGCAAGCTCAACTGACCTTGAAGTTGCAGAGCATGAGCTGCCAGGAAGCATTGGATGCATTTCCTTTTGCTTTTCTTAAATCTTATACCCTTTTGATCTTTAAAAAGTAACTCATAAACTAagaaaaaaagaattagaattcaTTCTTTATTGCAGCAGATAGAGGGGCAGCGTGATGTAAATTGGACATGCAATAACCGACAGATTTCTAAGCAACAGATAATTAAAGAAAAAGAATGCAGCTGAATTCATGGAGAGGAACACAAGCACATACAAATGTAGATGATGATGATTAAGGCACTTGATTGCTAGTTTTCAGTATCAATTCAAAACACAAACTAAGGTCCCGAGAATGTTGTTGTGAAACTCTTTACTGAAATCAACGCGAGGCGAGTTCAAGTTATAAGTTCAATTCGTTGGATGGAGCTAAAATGGCCACGAAGATTGATAGATTAATGCGGATTGtaacataaaaaaaatgaagGTTGGAGTGCCAAACAGCAGCGTTTAGATGAAGAGCGAGGAGAGGGGAAGCAGCTCAAACCAGTATGAAGCCAATATTTTGAACACTAATTTGGCATCGCCGAGCAAAGTGAGCAACTACTGAAGGTGCTGCGGATGATGGTTGCGCTGTTGCACTAAGGATTGTTGCTCCTGCTTGGGATGTGGAGAAGATGGGGGCGGCGGGGGAGGAGGCTGTTGCGGCTGCTTTCTCGCCGTTGCGTGCTTGTTGTTGTGCATCCACACCTTCAAGACTTGTCTCCTCACTCCAATCTCCGAGCAGAATTGCTGCACCATGGCGTCGTCTTGCCGCTGGATACGCCACCCGATTCGCTCCGCGAAAGCCAGCATCTTGTCCTTCTGCTCCGCCGTGAACTTGGTCCGGAACCGCTTCCTCGGCATAGCGACGGCGGCAAAGGTCGTGGGGGTCCCTGTGCGCATTTTTTCCTCGCTCGATGACTCGGTGGTGGTGCCTCCGCTCCCGCTAGGGTTGTTTCCGCCGCCGAAGTGGACGAAGCCAGGCATGCCGGCCGCTGGGGATGGGCTGGTGGAGAACCCACTGAACTGGAACTTCTGGTGGTGCGAGGGCGGCGGCGGAGGCGGGAGCAAGAGGGGTAGCCGCGTCGCACCGCCATGGTAGTACGAGCTCCCGCTGCCGTCCGGTTCCCGACGG
It contains:
- the LOC122027217 gene encoding zinc-finger homeodomain protein 6-like, which encodes MEFRHNPNEIGIASSSSTAYNPSLVRGGSAFSKPTLSSSSSLVAPRAAGGGGGGGVGLRNGNNFSHAQTPPPLPPSALETAPTVIDHPSQSVAKNTDQSSISNSPPPPGVSGVAATTNSKAKTSAGAVETDVLVRYKECLRNHAAALGGHVLDGCGEFMPDGEPETADALKCAACGCHRSFHRREPDGSGSSYYHGGATRLPLLLPPPPPPSHHQKFQFSGFSTSPSPAAGMPGFVHFGGGNNPSGSGGTTTESSSEEKMRTGTPTTFAAVAMPRKRFRTKFTAEQKDKMLAFAERIGWRIQRQDDAMVQQFCSEIGVRRQVLKVWMHNNKHATARKQPQQPPPPPPPSSPHPKQEQQSLVQQRNHHPQHLQ